In Lentilitoribacter sp. Alg239-R112, the following proteins share a genomic window:
- a CDS encoding MBL fold metallo-hydrolase — MNSYPVNMNNKPEVKAFFDEATNTISYVVKDPTSSSCAIIDSVMDIDYAAGRITYEHADMIIAYIQSNDLQLEWIIETHVHADHLSAAPYIQQKLGGKIGIGDKILVVQDTFGKVFNEGTEFQRDGSQFDALFKDGDTYKIGNLEAFTIYTPGHTPACMVHVMGNATFVGDTLFMPDGGSARADFPGGDAHELYDSIMKILELPDEMRLFMCHDYGPNGRDIQWETTVGDEKKYNVHVGAGKTKEEFVKFRTERDAQLDMPKLIIPSLQVNMRAGDLPKDEDGNPVLKVPVNSL; from the coding sequence ATGAATTCTTACCCTGTAAATATGAATAACAAACCAGAGGTTAAGGCGTTTTTTGATGAGGCAACAAATACGATTAGTTATGTTGTTAAAGACCCTACGTCGAGTTCATGCGCGATTATCGATTCAGTTATGGATATTGATTATGCTGCAGGTCGCATCACTTACGAACACGCTGACATGATCATTGCATATATTCAATCCAATGACCTGCAATTGGAATGGATTATTGAAACCCATGTTCATGCGGATCACTTATCTGCAGCACCTTACATTCAGCAAAAGCTGGGTGGTAAAATCGGTATCGGGGATAAGATATTAGTGGTTCAAGATACATTTGGAAAAGTGTTTAACGAAGGAACCGAGTTTCAACGTGATGGATCGCAGTTTGATGCGTTGTTTAAAGATGGTGATACCTACAAGATAGGTAATCTCGAGGCCTTCACAATTTATACGCCCGGCCACACACCGGCCTGCATGGTTCATGTAATGGGGAACGCTACATTTGTCGGGGACACGCTGTTTATGCCAGATGGAGGTTCTGCGCGCGCTGATTTTCCAGGTGGAGATGCGCATGAGCTGTACGATTCAATAATGAAAATTTTAGAACTACCTGACGAGATGCGCCTGTTTATGTGCCATGACTATGGTCCTAACGGCAGAGATATTCAGTGGGAAACAACTGTTGGCGATGAGAAGAAATATAACGTTCATGTTGGAGCCGGAAAAACAAAAGAAGAATTCGTAAAGTTTAGAACAGAGCGTGATGCGCAGCTTGATATGCCTAAACTCATTATCCCGTCTTTACAGGTTAACATGCGGGCTGGCGACCTCCCTAAGGATGAAGATGGGAATCCGGTTCTTAAAGTGCCTGTGAATAGCCTTTAA
- a CDS encoding DUF6691 family protein, producing MKLFSALIIGAIFGIGIAISGMANPAKVLNFFDLAGSWDPSLLFVMGGALVTTAIGYQIVFRSQSKSLLGAPFSIQVKNVIDARLLMGSASFGVGWGIAGFCPGGAIPALGLGYSQTYVFVVALVAGIAFARTVSNRALKIA from the coding sequence ATGAAACTATTTTCAGCGTTAATTATAGGTGCGATTTTTGGCATTGGGATTGCTATATCCGGCATGGCTAACCCGGCAAAAGTATTAAACTTTTTTGATCTCGCCGGATCTTGGGACCCGAGTTTACTATTTGTTATGGGCGGCGCGTTGGTGACAACGGCGATCGGATACCAAATTGTTTTTCGCAGTCAATCGAAATCCTTACTGGGTGCGCCGTTCTCAATTCAGGTTAAGAATGTCATTGATGCGCGATTACTTATGGGGTCAGCATCATTCGGTGTTGGCTGGGGTATAGCCGGATTTTGTCCGGGCGGTGCAATACCGGCACTTGGTCTAGGTTATTCGCAAACATATGTTTTTGTGGTCGCGCTTGTCGCAGGCATAGCGTTTGCAAGAACAGTCAGCAATAGAGCTTTGAAAATAGCCTAA